One Parageobacillus sp. KH3-4 genomic region harbors:
- a CDS encoding diguanylate cyclase, with protein MSNDKLLSVDLFRQLDILNNILNAVEDMIFVIKADGDTFRYIWMNQAACYEVGVDETIYGKRLEDVLSPEQVAVVKPKYQQAAKEKSTIVYEDTFVTSSGSFVREMILIPICFENETRGIIVAVVRDITERKKKEQELQKAKWELEISEQRLRSLIEHNTDAIFELDLHGTVRRVNQVVETILGYPTDEVIGRLFIIFVAREDRERALWHLQKAIEGYSEEYEASVYHQTGKKVNLQIKKVPVIVNNQVAGVFCIAKDIMEKERMKQQLAASEERYRKLVEFLPEAIIVFNNEGKIVYINLAGVKLLGAKQKQDIIGNAIWKFFRNAAQIAWKKRKKWQNGSDAQEPFVEEFVRLDGKTVYLEVSLSAIEFAGKPAMQGIFRDVTERINYEKQLEFLAFHDPLTKLPNRRLFFDIVDKSIREAKRTKSGLAVMYLDMDNFKDVNDTFGHDIGDELLKQFAKRIKKNVGANNVVCRIGGDEFLVLLKGIKERTDVNKLVKRLYKNIQKPYQIKHLTIRATTSIGIAVYPADGATPKALIRHADQALYKAKTEKNSYRFY; from the coding sequence GTGAGCAACGATAAATTATTATCCGTCGATTTGTTTCGCCAATTGGATATATTAAATAATATTTTGAATGCAGTAGAAGATATGATTTTCGTGATCAAAGCGGACGGAGACACATTTCGCTATATATGGATGAATCAGGCGGCATGTTATGAAGTAGGTGTAGATGAAACGATTTACGGAAAACGGCTTGAGGATGTTTTGTCTCCAGAACAAGTTGCCGTTGTGAAACCGAAATACCAGCAGGCTGCCAAAGAGAAAAGCACCATAGTGTACGAGGATACTTTTGTAACTTCTAGCGGTTCGTTCGTAAGGGAGATGATTCTTATCCCCATTTGTTTTGAAAATGAAACTCGCGGCATCATTGTTGCGGTCGTGAGGGATATAACGGAAAGAAAAAAGAAGGAACAAGAATTGCAAAAAGCGAAATGGGAGTTAGAAATAAGTGAACAAAGGCTTCGGTCATTAATTGAACATAACACGGATGCCATTTTCGAATTGGACTTGCATGGAACAGTTCGGCGTGTTAACCAGGTAGTCGAAACGATACTAGGGTACCCCACAGACGAAGTTATCGGTCGTTTATTTATCATTTTTGTCGCACGCGAAGATAGGGAAAGGGCATTGTGGCATTTGCAGAAGGCAATAGAAGGCTATTCCGAAGAATATGAAGCATCCGTTTATCATCAAACGGGAAAAAAAGTGAATCTGCAAATAAAAAAAGTCCCGGTTATCGTTAATAATCAAGTTGCCGGCGTTTTTTGCATTGCCAAAGATATCATGGAGAAGGAACGAATGAAACAACAGCTTGCAGCTAGCGAGGAGCGCTATCGGAAATTAGTGGAGTTTTTGCCCGAAGCGATTATCGTATTTAACAATGAGGGGAAAATTGTGTACATAAATTTGGCAGGGGTAAAATTGCTTGGCGCCAAACAGAAACAGGATATCATCGGAAATGCAATATGGAAGTTTTTCCGCAACGCCGCCCAGATCGCGTGGAAAAAGCGAAAAAAATGGCAAAACGGTTCCGATGCCCAAGAACCCTTTGTAGAGGAATTTGTTCGTCTGGATGGGAAAACGGTTTATTTGGAAGTATCGCTATCGGCCATTGAATTTGCGGGAAAACCGGCGATGCAAGGAATTTTTCGCGATGTAACGGAAAGGATTAATTATGAAAAACAATTGGAATTTTTGGCGTTCCACGACCCGTTGACAAAGTTACCAAATAGAAGATTGTTTTTCGATATCGTTGACAAATCCATAAGAGAAGCGAAGCGGACGAAAAGCGGCTTAGCCGTTATGTATTTAGACATGGATAATTTTAAAGACGTAAACGACACGTTTGGCCATGATATTGGTGATGAACTGTTAAAACAGTTTGCCAAGAGAATAAAGAAAAACGTTGGCGCGAATAACGTTGTTTGCCGTATTGGCGGAGATGAGTTTTTAGTGCTGTTAAAAGGCATAAAAGAACGAACAGATGTCAACAAGTTGGTGAAAAGGCTGTATAAAAATATTCAAAAACCTTATCAAATTAAACATCTTACCATTCGGGCGACGACAAGCATTGGAATCGCGGTTTATCCCGCCGACGGCGCCACTCCTAAAGCGCTTATCCGCCACGCAGATCAAGCGCTCTATAAAGCGAAAACGGAAAAAAACAGCTACCGATTTTACTAA
- a CDS encoding nucleoside recognition domain-containing protein, with the protein MHVTVPQNQFEDLMNEARALAPADTREQIVSAIFRTSQAICNETVTYTNQAKQYETEKLDRIFTSKLWGFPIMLAMLAVVIYITIAGANVPSSMLASFFGWLEGYLTLFFQALHAPDWLHGLLVLGLYRGTAWVVSVMLPPMAIFFPIFALLENYGYLPRVAFNMDRLFKKAGAHGKQSLTMAMGFGCNAAAIMSTRIIESPRERMLAILTNNFVPCNGRWPTLILLSSLFMAASYTGGWKTFVTASVVVAMVLFGIVVTLTVSWVLSKTALRGIPTHYTLELPPYRRPKIWDTIVRATLDKSIYVLKRAIVVAAPAGVLTWLLGNIHIGDTTVLSYIADWLNPFAQALGLDGYILMAFILGLPANEIVLPILLMGYLSTGSLTEVDGLHSLKQIFVDHGWTWLTALNMMLFSLLHYPCGTTLVNIYKETKSKKWTFVAFALPTAIAITVTFLTAHIARWFSLV; encoded by the coding sequence ATGCATGTCACAGTCCCGCAAAATCAATTTGAAGATCTGATGAATGAAGCGCGAGCGCTAGCGCCTGCCGATACGCGCGAACAAATCGTATCAGCTATTTTTCGCACCTCCCAAGCAATTTGCAATGAAACGGTTACCTATACAAATCAAGCAAAACAATACGAGACAGAGAAGTTAGACCGCATTTTTACTTCAAAATTATGGGGATTTCCGATCATGCTTGCAATGCTTGCGGTTGTTATTTATATCACGATTGCCGGCGCGAATGTCCCATCCAGCATGCTAGCAAGCTTTTTTGGGTGGCTTGAAGGATATCTCACGCTTTTCTTTCAAGCACTGCACGCCCCTGACTGGCTGCACGGATTGCTCGTGTTAGGATTATACCGAGGCACCGCTTGGGTCGTCAGCGTGATGCTTCCGCCGATGGCGATTTTCTTTCCAATTTTCGCGTTGCTAGAAAACTATGGATATCTCCCACGCGTCGCATTTAATATGGACCGCTTGTTTAAAAAAGCAGGAGCGCACGGAAAACAATCGCTCACGATGGCGATGGGATTCGGATGTAACGCCGCGGCGATTATGTCGACGCGCATCATTGAATCGCCGCGCGAACGAATGTTAGCGATTTTGACGAACAACTTCGTCCCTTGTAACGGACGGTGGCCGACGCTGATCTTATTGTCTTCCTTATTTATGGCGGCAAGCTATACAGGTGGGTGGAAAACATTTGTCACTGCTAGTGTTGTTGTCGCGATGGTGCTGTTTGGCATCGTCGTTACACTGACGGTTTCATGGGTGCTGTCCAAAACGGCTCTGCGCGGCATCCCGACCCATTACACATTAGAGCTGCCGCCGTATCGGCGCCCGAAAATATGGGATACCATTGTTCGCGCCACATTAGACAAATCCATTTATGTGCTAAAGCGCGCCATTGTGGTTGCCGCTCCGGCGGGTGTGTTGACATGGCTGCTTGGAAATATTCATATCGGGGATACGACCGTCCTCTCCTATATCGCTGATTGGCTCAATCCGTTTGCACAAGCGCTTGGACTCGATGGCTATATTTTAATGGCGTTTATTTTAGGACTGCCTGCCAATGAAATCGTCTTGCCGATTTTACTAATGGGCTATTTATCAACCGGTTCCTTGACCGAAGTCGATGGTCTCCACTCGCTCAAACAAATTTTCGTCGACCACGGCTGGACGTGGCTGACGGCGCTTAATATGATGCTGTTTTCCCTACTTCATTATCCATGCGGCACCACGCTCGTTAATATTTATAAAGAGACAAAAAGCAAAAAATGGACGTTTGTTGCATTTGCTCTGCCAACCGCCATAGCGATTACCGTCACGTTTTTAACGGCGCATATCGCGCGATGGTTTTCACTTGTTTAA
- a CDS encoding FeoB small GTPase domain-containing protein, which yields MTTNEYTIALAGNPNTGKSTLFNVLTGLRQHTGNWPGKTVVYAEGFFAYNNNHYKIVDLPGTYSLYSNSADEEVARNFIIFEKPDVTIVVLDATALERNLNLALQVLEMTSSAIVCVNLMDEAKKKGIRIDTEKLAAKLGVPVVPISARNKEGIDALLKTIDAMVCGKIKTKPIAVRYSPEIEQCIKKLIPRVKEVIGNAYPARWVALRLLDGDTSLLHSFLQPLPSTKEVTIDACHSPAKSI from the coding sequence ATGACAACAAATGAATATACCATTGCCCTTGCCGGAAATCCAAACACCGGAAAAAGCACATTGTTCAACGTTTTGACCGGATTGCGTCAGCATACTGGAAATTGGCCGGGAAAAACAGTCGTTTACGCGGAAGGATTTTTTGCGTACAATAACAACCACTATAAAATAGTTGATTTACCTGGAACTTATTCTCTTTATTCGAATTCAGCGGATGAAGAAGTGGCGCGGAATTTTATTATTTTTGAAAAGCCGGATGTGACGATTGTTGTTCTCGATGCCACAGCGTTAGAGCGCAACCTCAACCTCGCCTTGCAAGTGTTGGAGATGACAAGCAGTGCCATCGTCTGCGTAAACTTAATGGATGAAGCGAAAAAGAAGGGAATCCGCATCGATACCGAGAAACTAGCTGCAAAATTAGGAGTACCGGTCGTACCGATTTCCGCGCGCAACAAAGAAGGAATCGACGCGTTATTAAAAACAATCGATGCGATGGTGTGCGGAAAAATCAAAACAAAACCAATTGCCGTCCGGTACAGTCCAGAAATCGAACAATGTATCAAAAAGCTTATTCCACGCGTGAAAGAGGTCATTGGCAATGCGTACCCTGCCCGCTGGGTCGCGCTTCGCTTACTCGATGGGGATACGTCTTTGCTTCACTCGTTCCTACAACCACTTCCATCCACAAAGGAGGTAACGATAGATGCATGTCACAGTCCCGCAAAATCAATTTGA
- a CDS encoding FeoA family protein, with the protein MSSVKLQRLSEAEEGERFRIEKLHIDDGTMKRRLLDLGFVPGCEITVLQKSPLGDPTAYRVSNTTIALRKEESDHIYGERIRDDNK; encoded by the coding sequence ATGTCTTCAGTAAAATTACAGCGCCTATCCGAAGCAGAAGAAGGGGAGCGTTTCCGTATTGAAAAACTTCACATAGACGATGGAACGATGAAACGAAGATTGCTTGACTTAGGATTTGTCCCCGGATGCGAAATCACCGTTCTGCAAAAAAGCCCGTTGGGAGACCCGACAGCCTATCGTGTCAGCAATACAACGATTGCATTGCGAAAGGAAGAAAGTGACCATATTTACGGGGAGAGAATACGCGATGACAACAAATGA
- a CDS encoding acetoacetate--CoA ligase has product MKTVAEGTILWTPTEERIQRSSIKRYMNWLKEKKGLAFETHQALWNWSVEHLEEFWESVWEYCGIQSATPYRCVLEERKMPGAKWFLGATLNYAENVFRNERSDRPALLFRSELVPYREVTWKELKEKTAAVASALKKIGVKPGDRVVAYMPNIPETVIAFLACASIGAIWSSCSPDFGASSVIDRFQQIEPAVLFAIDGCQYNGKEFDKRPIVDELREKLPSLKKTILLPYLRKNAQARDDSVLLWDEIIREKAELSYEYVPFDHPLWILYSSGTTGLPKPIVQGHGGILLEHLKSLMIEENITKESTFFWFTTTGWMMWNFLIGGLLVGATVVLYDGSPTYPDGNVLWELAEKARVTHFGTSAAFINICMKLGIKPKESYDFSDLEAVLSTGSPLTAEGFLWVYENVKGDICLVSCSGGTDVCTAFVGGSPILPVRAGIIQCRSLGANVQAFDENGNRLMNEVGELVIIDPMPSMPLYFWNDKNYKRYLDSYFDTYPGIWKHGDWIKIDEEGGCVIYGRSDSTINRAGVRMGTSEIYRAVEAIDEVLDSLVIDLEMMGRKSFMPLFVVLQPEVALNEELKEKIKNAIRQKVSPRFVPDEIYQVEQIPKTLNGKKIEIPIRKLLLGFPLEKAVNPGSMANPEALDFFIELAKTIETKTHTS; this is encoded by the coding sequence ATGAAAACGGTTGCGGAAGGGACGATATTATGGACGCCGACAGAGGAACGTATTCAACGATCGAGTATAAAGCGCTATATGAATTGGTTAAAGGAAAAAAAGGGGCTGGCATTTGAAACGCATCAAGCATTATGGAATTGGTCCGTTGAACATTTAGAAGAATTTTGGGAATCGGTATGGGAATATTGCGGGATACAATCAGCGACTCCGTATCGTTGTGTTTTGGAAGAACGGAAAATGCCGGGAGCGAAATGGTTTCTAGGCGCGACATTGAACTACGCGGAGAATGTGTTTCGAAACGAGCGATCCGATCGACCGGCGCTGCTTTTCCGCTCCGAGCTCGTTCCTTATCGAGAAGTGACTTGGAAAGAGCTAAAAGAAAAAACGGCGGCGGTCGCAAGCGCGCTTAAGAAAATCGGTGTCAAACCGGGAGACAGGGTTGTAGCATACATGCCAAACATTCCGGAAACGGTTATCGCCTTCTTGGCGTGCGCCAGCATTGGCGCGATTTGGTCGAGCTGTTCTCCGGACTTTGGCGCGAGCAGCGTTATTGACCGATTCCAGCAAATCGAACCGGCAGTGCTATTCGCGATTGACGGATGCCAATATAATGGGAAAGAGTTTGATAAACGTCCGATTGTCGACGAATTGCGGGAAAAATTGCCGTCGCTTAAGAAAACGATTTTGCTTCCATATTTGCGGAAAAACGCGCAGGCACGAGATGATTCTGTTTTATTATGGGATGAGATCATTCGGGAAAAAGCGGAACTTTCTTACGAATACGTTCCGTTTGACCATCCGCTTTGGATTTTGTATTCCTCCGGCACAACAGGGTTGCCGAAACCAATCGTTCAGGGGCATGGAGGCATTTTGCTCGAACATTTAAAATCGCTCATGATTGAAGAAAATATTACGAAAGAAAGCACGTTTTTCTGGTTTACGACAACGGGATGGATGATGTGGAATTTTCTGATCGGCGGATTGCTTGTCGGAGCGACGGTCGTGCTTTATGACGGCAGTCCGACGTATCCGGACGGAAACGTATTATGGGAGCTGGCGGAAAAGGCTCGCGTTACCCATTTCGGAACGAGCGCGGCGTTTATTAACATTTGTATGAAGCTTGGAATAAAGCCGAAAGAATCATACGATTTTTCCGATTTGGAAGCGGTTCTTTCGACGGGATCACCGCTGACGGCGGAAGGGTTTTTATGGGTGTATGAAAACGTCAAAGGCGACATTTGCTTAGTTTCGTGCAGCGGCGGAACGGACGTATGCACCGCTTTCGTTGGCGGCTCGCCAATCTTGCCGGTTCGCGCGGGAATCATCCAATGCCGTTCGCTAGGAGCGAATGTCCAAGCGTTTGATGAAAATGGAAATCGCTTAATGAATGAAGTGGGAGAGTTGGTCATTATTGACCCAATGCCATCGATGCCGCTCTATTTCTGGAATGATAAAAATTATAAGCGGTATTTGGACAGTTATTTTGATACGTATCCAGGAATTTGGAAACATGGCGATTGGATCAAAATTGACGAGGAAGGTGGCTGCGTTATTTACGGTCGTTCCGATTCGACGATTAATCGCGCCGGCGTCCGGATGGGAACGAGCGAAATTTACCGCGCTGTCGAAGCGATTGATGAAGTGCTCGACAGCTTGGTCATCGATCTGGAAATGATGGGTAGAAAATCGTTTATGCCGCTGTTCGTCGTGCTTCAGCCAGAAGTGGCATTAAACGAGGAGCTAAAAGAAAAAATCAAAAACGCAATTCGTCAAAAAGTATCGCCGCGATTTGTGCCAGATGAAATTTACCAAGTCGAGCAAATTCCAAAAACGTTAAACGGAAAGAAAATAGAAATTCCAATTCGCAAGCTATTGCTGGGATTCCCGCTCGAAAAAGCGGTCAATCCAGGCTCGATGGCGAATCCGGAGGCGCTTGACTTCTTCATTGAACTGGCAAAGACGATCGAAACGAAGACACATACAAGCTGA
- a CDS encoding IclR family transcriptional regulator has translation MRNINVETIRSVERAVHILNCFSFERPSLSIEEIVAKTKLAKATVYRLLWTLETQGLIHYDQKENLYRLGYKMLEYGGIVLENLDMRREAEPFLHELQAQTGYTVLFAVRQQDSLQYLIRLDSDDSFQPRSYIGRRRVLHYGALGTTIMAYLPEEEVKAIIEKHPLEAHTPNTIVDERKFMERLHTIRSDGFFVDKDETFIGFTAVAAPVFDRTGIIGAIGLAGATFKMMKSLPELIRQTVGTAQHISKRLGHIAHYPS, from the coding sequence ATGAGAAATATAAATGTGGAAACGATTCGTTCAGTAGAAAGAGCAGTTCATATTTTAAACTGCTTTAGCTTTGAACGTCCAAGCCTCTCCATTGAGGAAATCGTCGCCAAAACGAAGCTGGCAAAAGCGACTGTCTACCGCCTGCTATGGACGCTAGAGACTCAAGGGCTTATTCATTATGACCAAAAGGAGAATTTGTACCGCCTCGGCTATAAAATGCTCGAATACGGGGGAATTGTCCTCGAAAACCTAGACATGCGGCGCGAGGCGGAGCCGTTTTTGCACGAATTGCAAGCACAAACAGGATATACCGTTTTATTTGCCGTGCGGCAACAAGACAGCTTGCAATATTTAATTCGCCTCGATAGCGACGACAGCTTTCAGCCGCGCTCGTATATCGGCCGCCGTCGTGTATTGCATTACGGGGCACTCGGGACAACGATCATGGCCTATTTGCCTGAAGAAGAGGTGAAAGCCATCATTGAAAAGCATCCGCTAGAAGCCCACACACCGAATACGATCGTTGACGAACGCAAATTTATGGAACGTTTACACACGATTCGGAGCGATGGATTTTTTGTCGATAAAGATGAGACATTTATCGGCTTTACGGCTGTCGCCGCCCCTGTTTTTGACCGAACCGGGATTATCGGCGCCATCGGGCTGGCCGGCGCAACGTTTAAGATGATGAAGTCGCTGCCCGAACTCATTCGCCAAACGGTCGGCACCGCCCAACATATATCGAAACGGCTCGGACATATCGCGCACTATCCGTCATAA
- a CDS encoding cupin domain-containing protein → MKALERLNEDLEKVYLGPLWEKLGKMVTPEPDHEVIPYLWKWETIRKHLMEAGELLRLGRESERRVVYLQNPSLLKHGLIGYSTNTLYVGVQLLLPGEVAPAHRHSQSAIRFIIEGEGAYTAVDGERTYMERGDLILTPAWTWHDHGHEGTEPVIWMDGLDVGLVRNFAGSFFEPYSEDVFPVAGPHNGSTFKYSTGALRPVTDRKRKGYPSPLIAYKWKTTKQVLENLSKLDPDPYDGYAVDYINPLTGGSADLRIGTTMQKLTPGMHTKAHRHVHSAVYHVLDGEGYTIINGVKFEWSKGDFFILPPWSWHEHVNTGEGDAHLFSINDLPIMELLDLEREEAYDKNGGHQSIIDVFQPTF, encoded by the coding sequence ATGAAAGCGCTTGAACGATTGAACGAGGATTTGGAGAAAGTGTATTTAGGTCCATTATGGGAAAAGCTTGGAAAAATGGTAACGCCGGAGCCTGACCACGAAGTTATCCCGTATTTATGGAAATGGGAGACAATCCGCAAACATTTAATGGAAGCCGGGGAATTGCTTCGTTTAGGAAGGGAAAGCGAGCGCCGGGTTGTTTATTTGCAAAACCCGTCCTTGTTAAAGCATGGTTTGATCGGTTACTCGACCAATACGCTTTATGTAGGGGTGCAGCTGTTGCTGCCGGGTGAAGTAGCGCCTGCGCACCGCCATAGCCAATCGGCTATCCGGTTTATTATTGAAGGTGAGGGAGCCTATACGGCAGTCGATGGCGAAAGAACATATATGGAGCGGGGAGATTTGATTTTGACCCCAGCGTGGACGTGGCATGATCACGGTCACGAAGGAACTGAACCGGTCATTTGGATGGACGGCCTTGATGTCGGGTTGGTAAGAAACTTTGCTGGTTCGTTCTTTGAGCCGTATTCCGAAGATGTATTCCCTGTTGCCGGCCCTCACAACGGTTCAACTTTTAAATATTCAACGGGCGCGCTGCGTCCAGTTACTGACCGGAAGCGAAAAGGATATCCTTCCCCATTGATCGCCTATAAATGGAAAACGACTAAACAAGTTTTGGAAAATTTGTCCAAGCTCGATCCCGATCCGTATGACGGCTATGCAGTCGATTACATTAACCCGTTGACAGGAGGATCGGCGGATTTGCGCATTGGGACAACGATGCAAAAATTAACCCCTGGCATGCATACAAAGGCGCACCGCCATGTCCATAGCGCAGTGTACCATGTCCTTGACGGGGAAGGATACACCATTATCAACGGGGTCAAATTTGAATGGTCGAAAGGCGATTTCTTTATTTTGCCGCCTTGGAGCTGGCACGAGCATGTCAACACTGGGGAAGGCGACGCCCACCTGTTCTCAATTAACGATTTGCCGATCATGGAGCTGCTTGATCTTGAAAGAGAGGAAGCTTACGACAAAAACGGCGGCCATCAGTCCATTATCGATGTATTTCAGCCGACCTTCTGA
- a CDS encoding AMP-binding protein, with translation MRLNNKVPSTAQEVLHHAVARYGKKTAIIDGERTLSFEEVNELSLRLAERLSGLGLQKGDVVAVQLPNSWEFAVTHLALALLGIVMVPVNLMYRQKELSFMFSFAHVKAVVTIDRWKGLDHAEMMESLQQIVPTLDYIIVVGESKGPRQYSFQTLLNDSGLSSADREGETFPSPDDPMLIMFTSGTESDPKAVIHTYRTFIPAHLHNGQEYGLTADDVMLCLTPMGHMFSLPMILMGLYSGAAQVMLSQFSVERVLDAFSQHGVTFCVAAPAHLIDMLKGTDETKEYPSKLRLVLTGGTKIPVWMVKSFRQRFCCDVAAQWGMTEIGAGSFTRPNDAAHLASDTVGRACPTGEIRIFDENHQLLPNGKVGEIGFRGQSLFKGYYKNETATRQSMTKDGFFLTGDLGWKDDDGYIHYVSRKKDIINRGGLKVHAAEIEEALLMHPHIRQAAVIGIPDERLGERGCAIVSLKEGTTFSLEEMQQYLLETGMAKYKLPEYLKIVNELPTTASGKVSKGVLRKQYVQLEVK, from the coding sequence ATGAGGTTGAATAACAAAGTGCCTAGTACGGCGCAAGAAGTGCTTCATCATGCCGTCGCCCGCTATGGAAAGAAAACAGCGATCATTGACGGCGAGAGAACGCTGTCTTTTGAAGAAGTGAACGAGCTATCTTTGCGGCTTGCCGAGCGGCTGAGCGGTTTAGGCCTTCAGAAAGGCGATGTAGTGGCAGTGCAGTTGCCAAACAGCTGGGAGTTCGCCGTGACCCATTTAGCTTTAGCCCTCCTCGGAATCGTAATGGTGCCTGTAAACTTAATGTACCGGCAAAAAGAGTTATCGTTTATGTTTTCGTTTGCCCATGTGAAAGCCGTCGTTACCATTGACCGCTGGAAAGGATTGGACCATGCAGAGATGATGGAATCCCTCCAGCAGATTGTCCCGACTTTAGATTATATAATCGTCGTTGGGGAAAGTAAAGGGCCGCGTCAATATAGTTTTCAAACGTTGTTAAACGATAGCGGCTTGTCTTCGGCAGATAGAGAGGGGGAGACATTCCCTTCTCCGGACGATCCGATGCTGATTATGTTTACATCCGGAACGGAATCCGACCCAAAAGCGGTGATCCATACGTATCGGACATTTATTCCTGCCCATTTGCATAATGGGCAGGAATACGGATTGACAGCTGACGATGTCATGCTTTGCTTGACGCCTATGGGCCATATGTTTTCCTTGCCGATGATTTTAATGGGCCTTTATAGCGGTGCCGCTCAAGTGATGCTATCGCAATTTTCGGTTGAGCGTGTTTTAGATGCTTTCAGCCAGCACGGAGTGACGTTTTGCGTAGCTGCGCCGGCCCATTTGATTGATATGCTAAAAGGAACGGATGAAACAAAAGAATATCCGTCAAAACTGCGCCTTGTCTTAACCGGAGGAACAAAAATTCCGGTCTGGATGGTGAAATCGTTCCGGCAGCGTTTCTGCTGTGACGTTGCCGCCCAATGGGGAATGACGGAAATTGGAGCGGGATCGTTCACACGACCGAATGACGCAGCACATCTTGCTTCAGATACGGTTGGCCGGGCGTGCCCGACGGGGGAAATTCGCATTTTTGATGAGAACCATCAGCTGCTGCCAAACGGAAAGGTAGGAGAAATCGGTTTTCGCGGTCAGTCGCTATTCAAAGGATATTATAAAAATGAAACAGCCACCCGGCAATCAATGACGAAAGATGGGTTTTTCCTCACCGGAGATTTAGGGTGGAAAGATGACGATGGTTACATTCACTACGTTAGCCGGAAAAAGGACATTATTAATCGCGGCGGATTAAAAGTGCACGCAGCGGAAATTGAGGAAGCGCTTCTTATGCATCCACATATCCGTCAGGCCGCTGTTATCGGGATTCCAGACGAGCGGCTTGGGGAACGCGGCTGTGCGATTGTCTCATTGAAAGAAGGAACAACGTTTTCATTGGAAGAAATGCAACAATACTTGCTTGAAACAGGGATGGCTAAATATAAATTGCCTGAATATTTAAAAATCGTAAATGAGTTGCCGACTACTGCGTCAGGAAAAGTGAGCAAGGGAGTTTTGCGGAAACAGTACGTACAGTTAGAAGTGAAATAA
- a CDS encoding fumarylacetoacetate hydrolase family protein, producing the protein MKLALFNDFQLGVIVDDVIYEIGSHLFGRFHQGIGFCPMVQLIAEFDAYRSEIEKRLHEYPAYALADVRLRQPVKKPGKIVAAPVNYVSHQKEMKVEHTARGLGFFLKAPSSIIGPNDTIVLPDPNRRFDHELELAFVIGKTAKNVKAENAYDYIFGYTGLMDVTLRPDETHHEERCLRKSFDTFTPMGPWIVTKEEIADPNNINMVLTVNGEVRQRVNTKEMICSVTELVEIYSRIMTLEPGDVITTGTPDGVGPIHDGDVVSMEIEGIGSYSVRVSLAPNAAVLR; encoded by the coding sequence ATGAAACTGGCATTATTTAACGACTTTCAGCTCGGAGTGATTGTAGACGATGTCATTTATGAGATTGGGAGCCATTTATTTGGCCGCTTTCATCAAGGAATCGGCTTTTGTCCGATGGTTCAGCTTATTGCTGAATTTGACGCATATCGCTCGGAAATTGAAAAGAGGCTGCATGAATATCCCGCTTATGCCTTAGCGGATGTCCGGCTGCGCCAGCCGGTGAAGAAGCCGGGGAAAATTGTGGCCGCTCCTGTTAACTATGTATCCCACCAAAAAGAAATGAAAGTGGAACATACGGCAAGGGGGCTAGGCTTTTTCTTAAAGGCGCCATCTTCGATCATTGGGCCGAACGACACGATCGTTTTGCCTGATCCGAACCGCCGTTTTGACCATGAATTAGAGTTGGCTTTTGTCATTGGAAAAACGGCGAAAAACGTCAAGGCGGAAAACGCTTACGATTATATATTCGGCTATACCGGGCTTATGGATGTGACGTTGCGCCCGGATGAAACGCACCATGAGGAACGGTGTTTGCGCAAGTCGTTTGATACGTTTACACCGATGGGGCCATGGATCGTGACAAAAGAGGAGATTGCGGATCCAAACAATATAAACATGGTGCTAACAGTAAATGGCGAAGTCCGCCAACGGGTGAATACAAAGGAAATGATCTGTTCTGTCACTGAGCTCGTGGAAATTTATTCCCGTATTATGACTCTTGAGCCGGGCGATGTCATTACGACGGGGACGCCGGATGGCGTCGGGCCGATTCATGACGGGGATGTTGTCAGTATGGAGATCGAGGGGATCGGGAGCTATTCCGTCCGAGTTTCTTTAGCGCCTAATGCGGCTGTATTGCGGTAA